AAAATTAGATATTAGGGTAGCTCTAATTGTGACCGCTACTTTGCTTCCAGATATTTCCAACAAACAACCCGTGCAGGAGGCAACGTTACTACATTTCATGCATGACAATATAAGGTTTTATGGGTTTTCCTTAAACTTTCCGCAGCATTACCGCCTGGGATATGCAGAGGTGTGCTTTAGCTTTCGGATCTCAGCTGACAAAGATAGCTATGTGCTATGGTCTACTTGACACAGAGAACACAAGAGTCTTGGACTTTTGGATTATCTATATACAACCCTAAGTCCCTATCTCATTTGCTTGCCAGAAAAAAGGGGATACATCAGAAAACAGTTGTCAAGCAAGAAGCTTATATAACATAGTTATACCAGACTAAGAACCAGCACAATCATGTAGATATAGAGCGTACCTGATATGTGTAGTACAATCTGTCTGATGTGACATTGAGTTGTTCTATTGTGTAGTTAATTGGGGACCTGTAGTGTGTGCCAAGTAAGAACATTCTCAAAGCCAGCGGATGGTACATCTCTATAACCTGAGGAAAATGGTGGTCTTTGAGCAAGCATATGTACAGTCATTACTTGAGGAAGATCGGGACATTGCTTTTACCTTTCGTATGGTGACAAAATTACCAAGCGATTTAGACATTTTTTGGCTATTTACATTGACAAAACCATTGTGTATCCAGTAATTTATGGTACTGTCACAACATGCCGCACGGCTCTGAGCAATCTCATTCTCATGGTGTGGAAAGATGAGATCCTCCCCACCACCATGTATGTCAAAAGAATGACCCAAATAATGTGCACTCATGGCACTGCATTCTATGTGCCATCCTGGCCTTCCTGGGCCCCATGGGCTATCCCACCATGGCTCCCCATCTTTTGCGGCCTGCAGTCAATGTGAAATAACTAATTGCTATTGAACTAAATCATTTCCACAGAAATAGAATACAAAAGGTGTTGCATACTAGCATTTGGGATATCTTGTACGGTTGTACCTTCCATAGAGCAAAATCAGCTGGATTTCTCTTCCTCTCATCAACAGAAACCCTTTCACCAGCTCTATTATCATCTAATTTTCGACCAGATAATTCTCCGTAGTCAGGAAAACTGTCTACAGAGAAATAAACATCCCCACCCACTACATATGCGCAACTATTATCAAGGATCTgctcaaagaaaaattaaatcAAGTTCCAAAGTGCAAAAAGACATTGTACCAAAAGAATCAATATCTGTACAATAGCACTTTTTGAGTTGTTCTACATATGTGAACAGATCAAAATGTTAGTTAGGCACAGTATGAAAACACCAAAGTCTATATATTAATTATTAACATTACATATCTTACATCACGAGAATCAAACATGGCGTTCTTCATGTCCATAACTGCATAAATATGACATGATCACACTGAAAACTTGCATATAAACATGGGACAGCATTGTCAACTTAAGATATTACCACAACCACATAGCAAATTTTAAATTGCACTAACAATGCTAATAAACCACCTTGGGATTGGGTGTTATTTTTACATGAAACCTATCATGGATTCAGGGACGGAGCCAGGAAAAAGTTTAGGAGGGATGAACTCAATTGCTGCAGTATAAAAACTCATTCTATATGATATTGTATACATTTTAGATTAAGGGAGGTTGTAGTGGGACTCCATGGGATCCGAAGCGGTAGGGGGGGGGGGCTCGAGCCCCGCCCGCCCCACCGCTGGATCCGTCCCTGCATGGATTGACAGGTCAAGGCCACAGAAAACTAGAAGAACAAACACTTAACTATTGCCACCTTAATATCATATATGTAACTCGATCTGAACTAAATTATGTGAAAGCAAGGAGCTTCCAACCAATCTGAGATAAAAAATAAATCAGCCGGAGAGGGAAAGACCGctctcccggtattatattaagagaccgaaacatggtcccggccgagaaaatccccAAACCCTGGCCACTCTACAACGgcccaaccggagggtggcgcGCAGGACGTAAACCGAGAGCGGGCGGGGCACAACGAggagatttttttaaccaagcccgaaattcgcccccgagggagatcgaacccgggacctggaggtgctactcggaagccttatCCATTACGCTAAATGCCCTTTCGCTCCAACCAATCTGAGATTATACATCCAATCAAGAAACTGCATAAGCATGTCACTAAGTACTGCACACAAAATCAAGTATATGTACCTGTTTAATCATATTTATAATCTCATCAATATGATCTGAAACACGGGGCTCCACAGATGGTGGTAAACATTGAAGATTGGCCATGTCTAACAAGAAGTCATCAGAGAACCTTTTACTTAAGTTAAAAGGATCTTCCCCCAGCTGATTTGCTCTTGCGATTATCTACAGAATTCCAGAAGTGCAACTCAGGTTTCCTGTGCAGATTAACAAATTGTGTTTAAATATTTCATTCTAGTTTTCCATGTAAGATAGCTTAATACAATCTCAGCAGAAAATAGTACAGATAAAGATATCTACTTAAATTCAGGAAAAAACATGACATCAAATGTTCCATAAGTGTGAACATTCGAACAAGATCTCTGTCTTGTCTAATTTAAATTCAGAACAAAGCAATTTTTGTAGACAGTAAAGCTATGATTTTCAATATCTTGTAAAGAGCAAAGGGTAGACCCAGTGCCGGAGACGCCCCCATGAGTGGGGTCTGGGGAAGGGGTAAACTGAAGCAAGCCTTCCCTCACACATGCAGAGAGGATGCTTCAAAcccgcgacctgataactcagtgAGACTATGGGTGGTAATagatcacgatccaaatgtttcttcataATTTGATTGAgcccttaattaattttagttcaaaaatgaatagaaatagtccgatccttaaattttatagtgtaaaatttagagcccattacCATCCCTAagtgagacagctctcaccactACACCAAGTATGCCCTTTACTATCTTGTAAACAGCAAAgatttaagaaaataaaaactgcACCTTCAGTTTTAAAATTAGTTATCAGAAACAGATAAGTCAGTTTCACATATATTTGCAAACAAATTTGCCCAAAAGTCACCTTGTCATCAATGTCGGTGAAGTTCCGAACATAGCGAACTTCATAGTCCAAATAGCGCAAGTACCTATCAAGACAGCACAGTAAGCATATGCAATATTTCCTAAGAATGCAATGGAAATAAGTAAGGTGATAGGATAACGGAACAGAGATTTTGAAGTGCTTTAGACATGTCACTATGGTGTTTATCCTAAACCAAGCCCTTAAAACACAAATAGGCGAATGTCAATAGGACAAATGTTAATGTGGACAACCAGCTTCTTTAGAGCAGAAGTAACAAACAACTCAAAGCATCTCATGGCAAATGTATATCACTTCTAATGGAAATCATTAAGACTGCACTGAAATCTTAATACATTCGCTCAGTAAATATATTATGCGCTTAGGCAGCCCCGCAAGTTTTCAAGGAAAAGAAGGTTTTTAAGACTGCACTGAAGTCTAGAATTACGAATCTACGATAAATTATCTCCAGTGAATCAAGTGTACCGTCAGACTAACAGAGCTCGCAGTTGCAGGAACTATAGTCGCGAACAGTATAGGGGGAGGGAAACCTGTAGACGACGTCAAAGGCTACGTATGCGCGGGCATGGCCGATGTGACTGTCGTCGTAGGGAGTGATGCCGCAGACGTACATGCCGACCTCCCCGCCTGGATCGCGCGGCCGAAACTGCTCCTTCTTCCGCGACTTCGTGTTGTACAGATGCAGCTCACGGGTTCTTTCCGCGGTCGCGCCATTCGACGCGGAGGCTGAGGCAGAGGCAGAGGCAGAGGCGGAGAAGGGCTTGGCTTGCTGCGAGAGTAGGCGATAGGAGCAAGGCGGAGGGATCTGGGATACAGCCCGGTGGAGGGGTATGCGAGCACCGGACCGCGAGGATAGGAGGAGAGGGAGAAGGCCAGCGGCacgcctagccgccgccgccgccgcggccatTTTTCTGGTAGCCGGCAAGCGGCAGTACGCGCGAGGAACGAGGCCGAGCCGACGAGGGTTTGTGGATAATAGCTTTCCGATTAGCTCAATTTTGCGGGAAATTTTCCCTCTGTTTCTCATCAACGTCTTTTCTGCCAATACCAAAAGTTTTCATTAAGGCCCTATTTAGATATTAATAATCATAATTTTGGTACAGATCAATTAAATTAATATGGTTTTAAgtttaatatatttgtataccagTATTGGTTATATGAAAAAAGTATTTGTGTGCTACACTTCTACTACATGAGAGCCAAAAAACATGTTATAGTTTGTATACTAGAAACATTGTATGTAGATACATAAAATTAATTTGCATTCCTTTATCATATGAACTTGAGATATGATTATATTTCAACTTTGGGAAGTGATAGAATATCAAATGGCAAGCCAAATAGCCTACTCTATTAAGTAGATTCCAAATTCTCTAAAGGCAACATATCTAGTTCTCAAAGTTGTACAGTGCTTACGTGCATATTTTAAATCTGAAACATATGTTTCACATCTAACAGCAGCACCAATTTTATGAAGAACTCTTTCCACATTCCTCCTCTGATGGGAGAGGTTCTTCGTAAAATGAGCTCGTGTCGTTGAATGCAAGATGGATACATCAGATTTCAAATGTGCACGTGAACATTGTACCATGTGAGCACCAGATACGTTTCTTtatctaaaatgaagggatccacacTGTCCCTAAGTTATTTAGATAATTATTTAAATGGATATTGTTTTATACTTGTCGGCCCCTCCAATGGCTGATTTTGGAAACCTTTTCTCTAATAATCTTTTCTTCAAAGAAGCTTGATTTTTCGTAAGCCAACTTTAGGCCTTGCTTGGGATTGCTCGAGTAAATTAAATGAAGTTGGTTGAGCAGGTTATTAGGTGCTCCATAAAATTATAGACCTGGAGTAGTAAACCTTTAAAACATATTTAGATAAATTATTATTTTGTTTATTATCTAGATTAAAACATTTTTAAATTGTTTAATTTTTAAATTATAAACTTGGAGTTGGGGCTAGAACCTGTAGCTGTTATAAACACCCCCGTAGAATAAGCGCCCTATAAAAAACTTTCTTtgtagggctagtttggaaacttaaattCTCTTGGAAACTATAGAGGATTGAGAGAGATTAAGTTTCACCATGAGACTATTAGAGCATGTACAACTCTGAGCCCTTTGATCAGTTTTTAAGTATAAGCGATAACTAAGAGACGGTATGATATAACATTGAgccctaagagcatctccaagagatccTTAAAATCCTGCTTCCAATCCTTATTTTAGGAAAAAGGATAAAACACGCCTCCAACAGATACGTATCTAGAGTCCCAAAACTTCCGCACGCGTAAAGAACCCCGTACACGGCGCAAATTCCCGCAGGCGTACGCGCTTCCAAAACAAGCTA
This portion of the Zea mays cultivar B73 chromosome 2, Zm-B73-REFERENCE-NAM-5.0, whole genome shotgun sequence genome encodes:
- the LOC100192902 gene encoding Cysteine--tRNA ligase CPS1, chloroplastic/mitochondrial-like → MAAAAAAARRAAGLLPLLLSSRSGARIPLHRAVSQIPPPCSYRLLSQQAKPFSASASASASASASNGATAERTRELHLYNTKSRKKEQFRPRDPGGEVGMYVCGITPYDDSHIGHARAYVAFDVVYRYLRYLDYEVRYVRNFTDIDDKIIARANQLGEDPFNLSKRFSDDFLLDMANLQCLPPSVEPRVSDHIDEIINMIKQILDNSCAYVVGGDVYFSVDSFPDYGELSGRKLDDNRAGERVSVDERKRNPADFALWKAAKDGEPWWDSPWGPGRPGWHIECSAMSAHYLGHSFDIHGGGEDLIFPHHENEIAQSRAACCDSTINYWIHNGFVNVNSQKMSKSLGNFVTIRKVIEMYHPLALRMFLLGTHYRSPINYTIEQLNVTSDRLYYTYQTLLDCEEICQQQQSNTGNSLPANTLNYIQKLHEEFETSMSDDLHTSVALAAISEPLKVMNDLLHTRKGKKQDKRLESLSALEEKIRVVLSVLGLLPSSYHEALQQLRDKALRRASITEELVVQKIEERTAARKAKQYEKSDEIRKELAAIGIALMDGPDGTTWRPSLPILEEAVVAKT